From the genome of Solidesulfovibrio carbinolicus, one region includes:
- a CDS encoding 2-oxoacid:acceptor oxidoreductase subunit alpha has protein sequence MARSSVNVVIGGEAGQGLVTIGEFLSRALTRAGYAICVTQDYMSRIRGGHNTFAVRIDPVAVAAPDEAIDLLVALSADTLDIHRGDLSPRALVLADAAVGLGGLPGLAVPYKTLCPKPLYENVAALGVAGALLCLDAAILSGLVAEKFVAKGEAVVAANLEVLAAAMDWAKGQEATFACLAPPTLGPGRLMLHGNEAIALGALAAGVNFSSFYPMTPGTSVIQTLIDQADAMGVTVEQAEDEIAAVVMAVGASYAGARPLVSTSGGGFALMTEGVSLAAMLETPVTVVVAQRPGPATGLPTRTEQADLDLVLYAGHGEFPRAIFAPGDVSQCFHLAHLAVDTAERFQSPVFVLTDQFLADSFRDVPPFDLAALPAVARPLTTVDDPAGYVRYAVTDSGVSPRLLPGFTEATVVLDSDEHTQDGHITEDLAVRVAMQDKRMRKLTGLTAAALPPDLVGEAEGATLLACWGSTLGAALEAAESLRQAGEPACVLHFSQVYPLVGQCFLPILAKARRTVMVEGNYSGQLASLIRRETGYVFDARVARYDGLPFTAAFILSKLREATA, from the coding sequence ATGGCTCGATCTTCCGTCAACGTGGTCATCGGCGGCGAGGCCGGACAAGGGCTTGTCACCATCGGCGAGTTTCTTTCCCGGGCGCTGACGCGCGCCGGCTACGCCATCTGCGTGACCCAGGACTACATGTCGCGCATCCGGGGCGGCCACAACACCTTTGCCGTGCGCATCGACCCGGTCGCCGTCGCCGCGCCGGACGAAGCCATTGATCTGCTTGTGGCCCTTTCCGCCGACACCCTGGACATCCACCGTGGCGACCTGTCCCCGCGCGCCCTGGTGTTGGCCGACGCGGCCGTCGGCCTTGGCGGCCTGCCCGGCCTGGCCGTCCCCTATAAAACCCTGTGCCCCAAACCGCTCTATGAAAACGTCGCCGCCCTGGGCGTGGCCGGCGCGCTGTTGTGCCTGGACGCCGCCATCTTAAGCGGCCTTGTGGCCGAGAAGTTCGTGGCCAAGGGCGAGGCGGTGGTCGCGGCCAACCTGGAGGTGCTGGCCGCCGCCATGGACTGGGCCAAGGGACAGGAGGCGACATTTGCCTGTCTGGCCCCGCCGACGCTCGGGCCGGGGCGGCTCATGCTCCACGGCAACGAGGCCATCGCCTTGGGCGCGCTGGCTGCCGGGGTCAATTTTTCGTCGTTTTATCCCATGACGCCGGGAACATCCGTCATCCAGACGCTCATTGACCAGGCCGACGCCATGGGCGTGACCGTGGAGCAGGCCGAGGACGAGATCGCGGCCGTGGTCATGGCCGTGGGCGCGTCCTATGCCGGGGCGCGGCCGCTGGTTTCCACCTCGGGCGGCGGCTTTGCCCTGATGACCGAGGGCGTGTCGCTTGCCGCCATGCTCGAAACGCCGGTGACCGTCGTGGTGGCCCAGCGGCCAGGCCCGGCCACGGGATTGCCCACCCGCACCGAGCAGGCCGACCTCGATCTTGTGCTGTACGCCGGCCACGGCGAGTTCCCCCGGGCGATATTTGCTCCGGGCGACGTTTCCCAGTGCTTCCATCTGGCCCACCTGGCCGTGGACACGGCCGAGCGGTTTCAGTCGCCGGTTTTTGTGCTCACCGACCAGTTCCTGGCCGATTCCTTTCGCGACGTGCCCCCCTTCGACCTGGCCGCCCTGCCGGCCGTGGCCCGGCCCCTGACCACGGTGGACGACCCGGCCGGCTATGTGCGCTACGCCGTCACCGACTCCGGCGTTTCGCCGCGCTTGCTGCCGGGCTTCACCGAGGCGACGGTGGTCCTGGACAGCGACGAACACACCCAGGACGGCCATATCACCGAGGATCTGGCCGTGCGCGTGGCCATGCAGGACAAGCGGATGCGCAAGCTCACCGGGCTGACGGCGGCGGCCCTGCCGCCGGACCTTGTGGGCGAGGCCGAAGGAGCCACGCTGCTGGCCTGCTGGGGCTCGACCCTGGGCGCGGCCCTGGAAGCGGCCGAGAGCCTGCGCCAAGCCGGGGAGCCGGCCTGCGTGCTCCATTTCAGCCAGGTCTATCCCCTGGTCGGCCAATGCTTCCTGCCGATCCTGGCCAAGGCCCGGCGCACGGTGATGGTGGAAGGGAATTACTCCGGCCAACTGGCCAGCCTGATCCGGCGCGAAACCGGCTACGTCTTTGACGCCCGCGTCGCCCGCTACGACGGACTGCCCTTTACGGCCGCTTTTATCCTGTCCAAGCTCCGGGAGGCCACGGCATGA
- a CDS encoding N-acetylmuramoyl-L-alanine amidase family protein, with product MGTARLSRQVSYVLLLTIAVILVGLSGVARAGCKPAELIVAIDAGHGPKSPGATSASGQPEYAFNKRLAAAVKDALIQAGFAKAFLIDPVGTDLPPAGRAKRANAAKAGLLISIHHDSAQPQFFTTVVIDGKKRRVCDRFAGYGVFYSQRNKSAAASLELAKAVGRELAASGLPFSPHHAADIPGEGRPIVDPIAGVYRYDGLAVLHAANMPAVLVEAGVIVNPAEEQALLTQARQTQTARAIAQAVATWCRKREK from the coding sequence ATGGGCACGGCACGGTTGTCACGTCAGGTTTCTTACGTTCTGCTCCTGACCATAGCCGTCATCTTGGTGGGATTGAGCGGGGTTGCCCGGGCCGGCTGCAAACCGGCCGAGCTGATCGTGGCCATCGACGCCGGCCACGGCCCCAAATCCCCGGGCGCGACCAGCGCCTCGGGACAGCCCGAATACGCCTTCAACAAACGCCTGGCCGCCGCGGTCAAGGACGCCCTGATCCAGGCCGGCTTCGCCAAGGCCTTTCTCATCGATCCCGTCGGCACGGACCTGCCCCCGGCCGGCCGGGCCAAACGGGCCAATGCCGCCAAAGCCGGTCTGCTCATCTCCATCCACCACGATTCGGCCCAACCCCAGTTTTTCACCACGGTCGTCATCGACGGCAAAAAGCGCCGGGTGTGCGACCGCTTCGCCGGCTACGGCGTGTTCTACTCCCAGCGCAATAAATCGGCCGCCGCCAGCCTGGAACTGGCCAAGGCCGTGGGCCGGGAGCTTGCCGCCTCGGGCCTGCCCTTTAGCCCCCACCACGCCGCCGACATCCCGGGCGAAGGCCGACCCATCGTGGACCCCATTGCTGGCGTCTACCGCTACGACGGACTGGCCGTGCTCCATGCCGCGAACATGCCGGCCGTGCTGGTGGAAGCCGGCGTCATCGTCAACCCGGCCGAGGAACAAGCGCTTCTCACCCAGGCCCGCCAAACGCAAACAGCCCGGGCCATAGCCCAGGCTGTGGCGACGTGGTGCCGGAAACGCGAAAAGTAG
- a CDS encoding desulfoferrodoxin: MAEQLEIYKCELCGNIIEVLHAGGGELVCCGQPMVLMTENTVDASKEKHVPVIEKVEGGYLVKVGGVAHPMEEKHYIEWIELIADGKCYREFLKPGQAPEAFFCVKADKVAAREYCNIHGLWKKD; the protein is encoded by the coding sequence ATGGCTGAACAACTCGAAATCTACAAGTGTGAACTGTGCGGCAATATCATTGAAGTCTTGCATGCCGGCGGCGGCGAACTGGTGTGCTGCGGCCAGCCCATGGTGCTTATGACGGAAAACACCGTGGACGCCTCCAAGGAAAAGCACGTGCCGGTCATCGAGAAGGTCGAAGGCGGCTATCTGGTCAAGGTCGGCGGCGTGGCCCATCCCATGGAAGAAAAGCACTACATCGAGTGGATCGAACTGATTGCCGACGGCAAGTGTTACCGCGAGTTCCTCAAACCCGGACAGGCCCCGGAAGCCTTTTTCTGCGTCAAGGCCGACAAGGTTGCCGCCCGCGAGTACTGCAACATCCACGGACTGTGGAAGAAGGACTAG
- a CDS encoding FlgO family outer membrane protein, which yields MRLTRFTGLLPLLLAALLSPLLMGALCGSGKNPPPPQYPDVAMAMAADLDRQLGPRLGMGTPTNSRGLYWLVITTPADLNNLERASPLSRLFGQELYAAFVGLGYNVQEIRKASDIIFSRTQGEFVLTRDTKALATTRATATLVLAGTYSVTPGGVRFNLEVIDARNNNIIAASSRTLPMDATVGAMAGLSPTAFVAPTVSTTDPASFEREMQPYMSRHW from the coding sequence ATGCGCCTTACACGCTTTACCGGCCTTTTGCCCCTTTTGCTGGCGGCCCTGCTGTCGCCGCTGCTCATGGGCGCGCTGTGCGGTTCCGGCAAGAATCCGCCGCCGCCTCAATATCCCGACGTGGCCATGGCCATGGCCGCCGACCTCGACCGCCAGCTCGGCCCGCGCCTGGGCATGGGAACCCCCACCAACAGCCGGGGACTCTACTGGCTGGTCATCACCACCCCGGCCGATCTCAACAACCTGGAGCGGGCTTCGCCCCTGTCGCGCCTTTTTGGCCAGGAACTCTACGCCGCCTTCGTGGGCCTGGGCTACAATGTCCAGGAAATCCGCAAAGCCAGCGACATCATCTTCAGCCGCACCCAGGGCGAATTCGTCCTCACCCGCGACACCAAGGCCCTGGCCACCACCCGGGCCACGGCCACCCTGGTCCTGGCCGGCACCTACAGCGTCACCCCGGGCGGAGTGCGCTTCAACCTGGAAGTCATCGACGCCAGAAACAACAACATCATCGCCGCGTCCAGCCGCACCCTGCCCATGGACGCCACGGTAGGAGCCATGGCCGGCCTGTCGCCCACCGCCTTCGTGGCCCCCACCGTCTCCACCACCGACCCGGCCAGCTTCGAACGCGAGATGCAGCCGTATATGTCGCGACATTGGTAA
- a CDS encoding 2-oxoacid:ferredoxin oxidoreductase subunit beta, producing the protein MTDANPYGEFETAWCPGCGNFAIRKAMVAALMELGLPPHNVVFSTGIGQAAKAPHYIRVNLINGLHGRSLPAATGVKLANPELAVFAESGDGCSYGEGGNHFLAAIRRNIDLTYVVHNNQIYGLTKGQASPTTPKGQKTKTQPHGAPSEAFNPVAVAVTMGAGFVARGFAGEVEHLAGLIAAAARHPGFSLVDVLQPCVSFNKVNTYAWYKERCYRLGDDHDPTNRQAALDRALEWGERIPLGVLWRSDRPAFGPMPTGPLAVREPDLKTLSGILAGYA; encoded by the coding sequence ATGACCGACGCCAATCCTTACGGCGAATTCGAAACGGCCTGGTGCCCCGGCTGCGGCAATTTCGCCATCCGCAAGGCCATGGTGGCGGCACTGATGGAACTGGGCCTGCCGCCTCACAACGTGGTCTTTTCCACCGGCATCGGCCAGGCGGCCAAGGCCCCGCACTACATCCGCGTCAACCTCATAAACGGCCTGCATGGCCGCAGCCTGCCGGCGGCCACGGGCGTCAAGCTGGCCAACCCCGAGCTGGCCGTTTTCGCCGAGTCCGGCGACGGCTGTTCCTACGGCGAGGGCGGCAACCACTTCCTGGCTGCCATCCGGCGCAACATCGACCTCACCTACGTGGTCCACAACAATCAGATCTACGGCCTGACCAAGGGCCAGGCCAGCCCGACCACGCCCAAGGGGCAAAAAACCAAGACCCAGCCCCATGGCGCGCCCTCGGAAGCCTTCAATCCCGTGGCCGTGGCCGTGACCATGGGCGCGGGCTTCGTGGCCCGGGGCTTTGCCGGCGAAGTGGAGCATCTGGCCGGACTCATCGCCGCCGCCGCGCGCCATCCGGGCTTTTCGCTGGTGGACGTGCTGCAGCCCTGCGTGTCCTTTAACAAGGTCAACACCTATGCCTGGTACAAGGAACGCTGCTACAGGCTTGGCGACGACCATGACCCCACGAACCGCCAGGCGGCGTTGGACAGGGCTTTGGAGTGGGGCGAGCGCATTCCCCTGGGCGTTTTGTGGCGAAGCGACCGGCCGGCCTTTGGCCCCATGCCGACCGGGCCGTTGGCCGTCCGGGAGCCGGACCTGAAAACCCTTTCCGGCATCCTGGCCGGATACGCCTGA
- the pbpC gene encoding penicillin-binding protein 1C: protein MTATASRPPRWRRRAAVAASVLLLAALAGGLALFTATARPPFPLAALSPPPATVVAARNGQPLRLYLAPDESWRFPVRLSGVAPILPKLIVAAEDKRFYGHPGVDPLALGRAALSNLAAGHVVSGGSTITMQLARLAQPKERTLAAKWHEGLAALALERKLGKDAILERYLNMAPYGGNIVGVGAAATLYFGKTPDKLSLAEAALLTVLPRSPLRLDPLRRPEAAKAARDKLLAAMARRGVITPEAAAEATAAPVPTRLAPLPFAAPHFAQMAREAAGPIPRIDTTLDPAAQKTATDVLRSRARWLAAQGLGSVAAVVIEPASREVRAMVGGVDWFGDARFGQINGATIRRSPGSTLKPFLYAMAMDQGRVFPQSQMLDIPTGFGGYTPKNYDGLFRGRVTTEQALITSLNIPAVRLLNDVGPAPFLDLLRRGGLTALDKPASHYGLSLILGGGEATLVSLTNLYACLADDGRFRPPVFLADAPAVRAERLFSPEACALTTEILTRVERPDLPTSWERALAVPQVAWKTGTSFGHRDAWAVGISAGYAIGVWVGNMDGRAVAGISGAVHAGPILFELFRALEPYGSRPAANTGLNLATIEVCAESRELPGPDCPRRVPATIIPGRSRLTPCPIHRRTLVDAQTGERLTADCAAGHEATTAAVTEFPGELVSWWRSVGIPFESPPPLAPDCLGTAGAGPRIVSPNPATVYAVRPDIPADFQQIALAADAPAATTRLSWYVDGELAAQGPPGSRLFWRPTPGAHRFAVTDDQGRGHAVTVRVETPTPTKEDAP, encoded by the coding sequence ATGACCGCAACGGCTTCACGCCCGCCCCGCTGGCGGCGACGGGCGGCCGTGGCCGCGTCCGTCCTGCTCCTTGCCGCCCTGGCTGGCGGGCTGGCCCTTTTTACGGCCACGGCCCGGCCGCCCTTTCCTCTGGCCGCGTTGTCGCCGCCGCCGGCCACGGTCGTTGCCGCCCGAAACGGCCAGCCCCTGCGCCTGTATCTCGCCCCGGACGAGTCCTGGCGCTTTCCGGTGCGCCTGTCCGGCGTCGCCCCCATCCTGCCAAAGCTTATCGTCGCCGCCGAGGACAAGCGGTTCTACGGCCACCCCGGCGTCGATCCCCTGGCCCTTGGCCGGGCCGCCCTGTCCAATCTCGCGGCCGGCCACGTCGTTTCCGGCGGTTCCACCATCACCATGCAGCTGGCCCGGCTGGCCCAGCCCAAGGAGCGCACCCTGGCCGCCAAATGGCACGAAGGGCTTGCCGCCCTGGCCCTGGAGCGCAAGCTCGGCAAGGACGCCATTTTAGAGCGCTATCTCAACATGGCCCCCTACGGCGGCAACATCGTGGGCGTCGGCGCGGCCGCCACCCTCTATTTCGGCAAAACGCCGGACAAGCTGTCCCTGGCCGAGGCCGCGCTTTTGACCGTCCTGCCCCGCTCGCCTCTGCGCCTTGACCCTCTGCGCCGCCCCGAAGCGGCCAAGGCGGCCCGCGACAAACTCCTGGCCGCCATGGCCCGGCGCGGCGTCATCACACCCGAAGCGGCCGCCGAGGCCACAGCCGCCCCGGTGCCCACGCGCCTGGCGCCGCTGCCTTTTGCCGCCCCCCATTTCGCCCAGATGGCCCGCGAGGCCGCCGGTCCCATCCCGCGCATCGACACCACCCTTGACCCTGCCGCCCAGAAGACCGCCACCGACGTGTTGCGGTCCCGGGCTCGCTGGCTGGCCGCCCAGGGCCTGGGCAGCGTGGCCGCCGTGGTCATCGAACCGGCCAGCCGCGAGGTCAGGGCCATGGTCGGCGGCGTGGACTGGTTCGGCGATGCCCGGTTCGGGCAAATAAACGGTGCGACCATCCGCCGCTCGCCCGGCTCGACCCTCAAACCCTTTCTCTACGCCATGGCCATGGACCAGGGCCGCGTCTTCCCCCAAAGCCAGATGCTCGACATCCCCACCGGCTTTGGCGGCTACACGCCCAAAAACTATGACGGCCTGTTCCGGGGCCGGGTGACGACCGAACAAGCGCTCATCACTTCGCTGAACATCCCGGCCGTACGGCTATTAAACGACGTCGGCCCGGCCCCCTTCCTCGACCTCCTGCGCCGGGGGGGGCTGACGGCCCTGGACAAGCCGGCCAGCCACTACGGGCTTTCGCTCATCCTCGGCGGCGGCGAGGCCACGCTTGTGTCCCTGACCAACCTTTACGCCTGCCTGGCCGACGACGGCCGGTTCCGGCCGCCGGTCTTCCTGGCTGACGCCCCGGCCGTGCGGGCCGAGCGGCTGTTCTCGCCCGAGGCCTGCGCCCTGACCACCGAAATATTGACCCGGGTCGAGCGGCCCGATCTGCCCACCTCCTGGGAACGCGCCCTGGCCGTGCCCCAGGTGGCCTGGAAGACCGGCACCTCGTTCGGGCACCGCGACGCCTGGGCCGTGGGCATAAGCGCCGGCTACGCCATCGGCGTGTGGGTGGGCAACATGGACGGCCGGGCCGTGGCCGGCATCTCGGGCGCGGTCCATGCCGGGCCGATCCTTTTCGAGCTGTTCCGGGCGCTGGAACCCTATGGTTCGCGTCCGGCGGCCAACACAGGCCTCAACCTGGCCACCATCGAGGTCTGCGCCGAAAGCCGTGAGCTGCCCGGCCCCGACTGCCCCCGGCGCGTGCCGGCCACGATCATCCCCGGCCGCAGCCGCCTGACCCCTTGCCCGATCCACCGCCGCACCCTGGTGGACGCTCAGACCGGCGAGCGCCTCACCGCCGACTGCGCCGCCGGCCACGAAGCCACCACCGCCGCCGTCACGGAATTTCCGGGCGAACTCGTGTCCTGGTGGCGCTCGGTAGGCATCCCCTTCGAGTCGCCCCCGCCCCTGGCCCCGGACTGCCTGGGCACGGCCGGGGCCGGGCCGCGCATCGTCTCGCCGAACCCAGCCACGGTCTATGCCGTGCGCCCCGACATTCCGGCCGACTTCCAGCAGATCGCCCTGGCCGCCGACGCCCCGGCCGCCACCACCCGCCTGTCCTGGTATGTGGACGGCGAACTGGCCGCCCAGGGGCCGCCCGGCAGCCGGCTGTTCTGGCGGCCCACCCCCGGCGCGCACCGCTTCGCCGTCACCGACGACCAGGGCCGCGGCCACGCCGTCACCGTGCGCGTCGAAACCCCAACCCCAACCAAGGAGGACGCCCCATGA
- a CDS encoding ferritin, protein MLSPTMEKALNDQVHWELYSAYLYVSMATYFEDKGLMGFANWMHVQDQEEKFHAQKFYNYIVERGGRVILQAIEAPPHDWASPLAVFQDALEHEEGVTARIYRLMDLALEERDHATASFLKWFIDEQVEEEASVADVIAKLKLVDQTPGGAFMLDKDLATRVFTPPTNA, encoded by the coding sequence ATGCTGTCGCCGACCATGGAAAAGGCGCTTAACGATCAGGTGCATTGGGAGCTCTATTCCGCCTACCTCTATGTCTCCATGGCCACCTACTTCGAGGACAAGGGCCTCATGGGCTTCGCCAATTGGATGCATGTCCAGGATCAGGAAGAGAAGTTCCACGCCCAGAAGTTCTACAACTACATCGTGGAACGAGGCGGCCGGGTGATCCTGCAGGCCATCGAAGCGCCGCCCCACGACTGGGCCTCGCCCCTGGCCGTGTTCCAGGACGCGCTGGAGCATGAAGAGGGCGTCACCGCCCGCATCTACAGGCTCATGGACCTGGCCCTGGAAGAGCGCGACCATGCCACGGCCTCGTTCCTCAAGTGGTTCATCGACGAGCAGGTGGAGGAGGAGGCCAGCGTGGCCGACGTCATCGCCAAGCTCAAGCTCGTGGACCAGACCCCGGGCGGGGCGTTCATGCTCGACAAGGATTTGGCGACCCGGGTGTTCACGCCCCCGACCAACGCCTGA
- a CDS encoding response regulator: MTDHRHVLVVEDSRVQAKIISQHIADRTPFPTIVAHSFAEAEAAMTERRDSIFVAILDRNLPDDPEGRIVPLAKSLGIPSVVMTASFSEEVRKILLEENVVDYFIKSMAEMEAMERLIERLYKNQFIRALVVDDSKLFRARLTGLLRNLNITVLEAEDGQKALEILNKNDAIRLVITDYNMPNLDGFGLIEELRASKSKERLAIIGVSAEGGGQTVRFLKVGANDFLVKPVEVEEFTCRVHMQLDMLDLLENLRELRAAHQG, encoded by the coding sequence ATGACCGACCATCGCCACGTTCTCGTCGTCGAAGACAGTCGCGTCCAGGCCAAGATCATCTCCCAGCACATCGCCGACCGCACGCCCTTTCCCACCATCGTGGCCCACAGCTTCGCCGAGGCCGAGGCGGCCATGACCGAACGGCGCGACTCCATCTTCGTCGCCATCCTCGACCGCAATCTGCCCGACGACCCCGAAGGCCGCATCGTGCCCCTGGCCAAGAGCCTGGGCATTCCCTCGGTGGTCATGACCGCCAGCTTTTCCGAGGAAGTGCGCAAAATCCTCCTGGAAGAAAACGTGGTCGATTATTTCATCAAGTCCATGGCCGAGATGGAAGCCATGGAGCGGCTCATCGAACGACTGTACAAAAACCAGTTCATCCGGGCCCTGGTCGTGGACGATTCGAAATTGTTCCGCGCCCGCCTGACCGGCTTGCTGCGCAATCTCAACATCACCGTGCTGGAGGCCGAAGACGGCCAGAAGGCCTTGGAGATACTGAACAAAAACGACGCCATACGGCTCGTCATCACCGACTACAACATGCCCAACCTCGACGGTTTCGGACTCATCGAGGAACTGCGGGCCAGCAAGTCCAAGGAACGGCTGGCGATTATCGGCGTTTCGGCCGAGGGCGGCGGCCAGACCGTGCGTTTCCTCAAGGTCGGGGCCAACGATTTCCTGGTCAAGCCGGTGGAGGTCGAGGAATTCACCTGCCGCGTCCATATGCAGCTCGACATGCTCGACCTGCTCGAAAATCTCCGGGAGTTGCGCGCCGCGCACCAGGGCTGA
- a CDS encoding SagB/ThcOx family dehydrogenase, with amino-acid sequence MNVNLKFFLKDTIRKMVDFSKTAQNRGLPPPPLQKPYPLGAELIRLAGPGQWQGVRDVPVAQAMAARKSHRSFRQELFTQDELGFLLWATQGLRKSPGLTGGLRTVPSAGCRHAFETYVAIYRVQGLDPGVYRYLPIEHALIEAVTVEDLEEEVAMASFNQGFVSRGAATFIWTAVPARMEWRYGEASYKVMALDAGHVCQNLYLACEAVGAGTCAIAAYDQEAFDAMLGLDGETEFTIYLAPVGKV; translated from the coding sequence ATGAACGTAAATCTCAAGTTCTTCTTGAAAGACACCATCCGCAAGATGGTGGATTTTTCCAAGACCGCCCAGAACCGGGGTCTGCCGCCGCCGCCGTTGCAAAAGCCCTATCCCCTGGGGGCGGAGCTGATCCGGCTGGCCGGGCCGGGGCAGTGGCAGGGGGTGCGCGATGTGCCCGTGGCCCAGGCCATGGCGGCGCGCAAATCCCACCGCAGCTTTCGCCAGGAGCTTTTCACCCAGGACGAGCTGGGGTTTCTCCTGTGGGCCACCCAGGGCCTGCGCAAGTCCCCGGGGCTGACCGGGGGGCTTCGCACCGTGCCCTCGGCCGGCTGCCGCCACGCCTTTGAAACCTATGTCGCCATTTACCGCGTCCAGGGCCTCGACCCCGGCGTCTACCGCTATTTGCCCATCGAACATGCGCTGATCGAAGCGGTTACGGTGGAAGATCTGGAAGAGGAGGTGGCCATGGCTTCCTTCAACCAGGGCTTTGTGTCGCGGGGGGCGGCCACGTTTATCTGGACGGCTGTGCCGGCGCGCATGGAGTGGCGCTACGGCGAGGCGTCCTACAAGGTCATGGCCCTGGACGCCGGCCATGTCTGCCAGAACCTCTATCTGGCCTGCGAGGCCGTGGGGGCCGGAACCTGCGCCATAGCCGCCTATGACCAGGAAGCCTTTGACGCCATGCTGGGCTTGGACGGCGAAACGGAATTCACCATCTATCTCGCTCCGGTCGGCAAGGTCTGA
- a CDS encoding cytoplasmic protein translates to MEKKVVLFAFRGDVSCFVHVLLNAIDYRERGYEAKVVLEGEATKLVAVLSKAEHPMHGLFEKTKGQGLFAGACRACSHQLGSQEACVAEGLTLLDDMHGHPGMGRYTEEGYTILIF, encoded by the coding sequence GTGGAGAAAAAAGTCGTGCTGTTCGCCTTTCGCGGCGACGTGTCCTGTTTCGTGCATGTGCTGTTAAACGCCATCGATTATCGGGAACGCGGCTACGAGGCCAAGGTGGTGCTGGAAGGCGAGGCCACCAAGCTGGTGGCCGTTTTGTCCAAGGCCGAGCACCCCATGCACGGCCTTTTCGAAAAAACCAAGGGGCAAGGGCTTTTTGCCGGGGCCTGCCGGGCCTGTTCGCACCAGCTCGGCAGCCAGGAGGCTTGCGTGGCCGAAGGGCTGACGCTGCTTGACGACATGCACGGCCACCCGGGCATGGGGCGGTATACGGAAGAGGGCTACACGATCCTTATTTTTTAG
- a CDS encoding MTH1187 family thiamine-binding protein — MSAILDFSIFPLDKGDSLSAYVARAVRIVRESGLPYVFSPMSTSIEGEWDEVLAVVTRCKEALEQDCSRIHVAVRIDWRTGPAGRLTAKIQAVEDHLAQG; from the coding sequence ATGAGCGCCATTCTCGATTTCTCCATCTTTCCCCTGGACAAGGGCGACAGCCTCTCGGCTTATGTGGCCCGTGCCGTCCGCATCGTGCGCGAATCCGGCCTGCCCTACGTTTTTTCGCCCATGTCCACGAGCATCGAAGGCGAGTGGGACGAGGTCCTGGCCGTGGTCACCCGCTGCAAGGAAGCGTTGGAACAGGATTGTTCCCGCATTCATGTGGCTGTGCGCATCGACTGGCGCACCGGCCCGGCCGGACGGCTGACGGCCAAGATCCAGGCTGTGGAGGATCATCTGGCCCAAGGCTGA